Proteins from one Nitrobacteraceae bacterium AZCC 2146 genomic window:
- a CDS encoding hypothetical protein (product_source=Hypo-rule applied; superfamily=103473; transmembrane_helix_parts=Inside_1_20,TMhelix_21_43,Outside_44_48,TMhelix_49_66,Inside_67_71), giving the protein MTSNGASVKAISQNGAAMKHWRYILLHVAAAATFIFLLQRFFLNATLESSLLWAVVFGGCAAILAYKQANR; this is encoded by the coding sequence ATGACGAGCAACGGCGCGTCTGTAAAAGCTATTTCGCAGAATGGAGCGGCAATGAAGCACTGGCGCTACATCCTGCTGCACGTGGCTGCGGCTGCGACTTTCATTTTCCTGCTGCAGCGTTTCTTTTTGAACGCCACGCTTGAATCAAGCCTGCTGTGGGCGGTGGTATTCGGCGGATGCGCCGCGATCCTCGCCTACAAGCAAGCCAATCGCTGA
- a CDS encoding NADH-quinone oxidoreductase subunit E (product_source=KO:K00334; cath_funfam=3.40.30.10; cog=COG1905; ko=KO:K00334; pfam=PF01257; superfamily=52833; tigrfam=TIGR01958), translated as MSVRRLAPKELQPATFSFTPENLAWAKQQIEKYPPGRQASAVIAILWRAQEQHAGWVPEASLRVVADMLQMPYIRVLEVATFYTMFQLQPVGKKAHIQVCGTTPCMLRGAGDIIDVCQHRIHHDPFHLSDDGDFSWEEVECLGACVNAPMAMIWSDTYEDLTKESFNKLIDGFAAGTPPKPGSQIGRQFAAPEGGPRTLKDGGAMTHAKAPPEEVKEPVLADADAKKPTKAASERESPAPKPPADDATRKGKK; from the coding sequence ATGTCCGTCCGCCGCCTGGCACCGAAAGAACTGCAGCCCGCGACCTTCAGCTTCACGCCGGAGAATCTGGCCTGGGCGAAGCAGCAGATCGAAAAATATCCGCCGGGCCGGCAGGCCTCCGCGGTGATCGCGATCCTGTGGCGGGCGCAGGAACAACACGCCGGCTGGGTCCCGGAAGCCTCATTGCGCGTCGTCGCCGACATGCTGCAGATGCCCTATATCCGCGTGCTCGAAGTCGCGACCTTCTACACGATGTTCCAGCTGCAGCCGGTCGGCAAGAAGGCCCACATCCAGGTTTGCGGCACCACGCCCTGCATGCTGCGCGGCGCCGGCGACATCATCGACGTCTGCCAGCACCGCATCCACCACGATCCGTTCCATCTGTCGGATGACGGGGACTTCAGCTGGGAAGAGGTCGAGTGCCTCGGCGCCTGCGTCAACGCCCCGATGGCGATGATCTGGAGCGACACCTACGAGGACCTCACCAAGGAGAGCTTCAACAAGCTGATCGACGGCTTCGCTGCCGGTACGCCGCCGAAGCCGGGCTCGCAAATCGGCCGCCAGTTCGCCGCACCCGAGGGTGGTCCGCGGACGCTGAAGGATGGCGGCGCGATGACCCATGCGAAAGCGCCGCCGGAAGAAGTCAAAGAGCCCGTGCTCGCCGACGCGGACGCCAAGAAGCCGACCAAGGCCGCCAGCGAACGCGAGAGCCCGGCGCCGAAGCCGCCCGCTGACGATGCGACCCGGAAGGGCAAGAAATGA